Proteins encoded in a region of the Sphingomonas japonica genome:
- a CDS encoding metallophosphoesterase family protein, protein MKFLFRKPPVAYRDFAAAPGERIYAIGDVHGCIDQLDDLLARIAVDDAARPAASTSVIFLGDLIDRGPASATVVERVIGLAQASDRVKLILGNHEEIFLEAARGKASAAKSLLAIGGYATLASYGITSEEADHGSFEDLAATLLQRIPRSHVDFLARGRQSIRSGDYLFVHAGIRPGRALDAQNVRDLRWIREPFLSAVRNDGMMVVHGHTPTRDVDIREDRIGVDTGAYMSGTLTAIGIEGRERWFLTASGQQANLAAE, encoded by the coding sequence ATGAAATTCCTGTTTCGCAAACCTCCCGTCGCGTATCGAGACTTTGCCGCTGCACCGGGCGAGCGGATTTATGCCATTGGCGACGTCCACGGTTGCATCGATCAGCTCGACGATCTGCTCGCGAGGATCGCTGTCGACGACGCGGCCCGACCCGCCGCCAGCACCAGTGTCATCTTTCTCGGCGACCTGATCGATCGCGGCCCGGCCTCGGCGACGGTTGTCGAGCGCGTGATCGGGCTTGCGCAGGCCAGCGACCGCGTGAAGCTGATCCTGGGCAACCATGAAGAGATATTTCTCGAGGCGGCCCGCGGCAAGGCAAGTGCGGCCAAGTCGCTGCTTGCGATCGGCGGCTATGCCACGCTCGCAAGCTACGGAATCACCTCCGAAGAAGCCGATCACGGCAGTTTCGAAGATCTGGCGGCGACCCTGCTTCAGCGGATTCCGCGAAGCCACGTCGATTTCCTTGCGCGCGGTCGCCAGTCGATCCGTTCCGGAGACTATCTCTTCGTTCATGCCGGCATCCGCCCCGGCCGGGCGCTGGATGCACAGAATGTGCGCGACCTGCGCTGGATTCGCGAGCCGTTCCTGTCGGCTGTTCGCAATGATGGCATGATGGTGGTGCACGGCCACACGCCAACCCGCGACGTCGACATCCGCGAGGACCGCATCGGCGTCGATACGGGCGCCTATATGAGCGGGACGTTGACCGCGATCGGCATCGAGGGGCGCGAGCGATGGTTTTTGACCGCCAGCGGTCAGCAGGCCAACCTCGCCGCCGAATAG
- a CDS encoding M48 family metallopeptidase, whose translation MAATLTVIPGIAEPRPLKPAAAPGTGLDRKSDLRALQAADLRLAGIFYRIAKANAALCQTLVPATGLILHSRSAYLGQYEEAAAELFGFEAAIGVEGVLPGSPAAAFDIPDTSSLTHIAAANVRSATTVQQALRTIEQAGSGGSVDVSLADRGRQRTLRIPTERICAGRVEAQVSATDNAGTDGQTIQVTTELMNRLPEDDQLAAVVAHEFAHIVLDHPDRLTRAGVARGLFREFGRNRRLWRQTEIEADRLSAYLMANAGYDPRAAQRFWLGAGRRVGGGLLASGTHMNARQRAAMLAREAAAIAQIEARPIMPELLTTRDMPLD comes from the coding sequence GTGGCAGCAACACTGACCGTGATTCCCGGCATTGCGGAGCCGCGTCCGCTGAAGCCGGCAGCGGCACCTGGGACAGGCCTCGATCGCAAGTCCGATCTTCGAGCCTTGCAAGCGGCGGATCTGCGGTTGGCCGGCATCTTCTATCGCATCGCAAAAGCGAATGCCGCGCTGTGCCAGACGCTGGTTCCTGCGACCGGCCTGATCTTGCACTCTCGCTCTGCGTATCTGGGTCAATACGAGGAGGCCGCGGCCGAGCTGTTCGGCTTTGAGGCTGCGATCGGTGTCGAGGGTGTGCTGCCAGGCAGTCCCGCGGCGGCATTCGATATCCCCGACACCAGCTCGCTGACGCACATCGCCGCCGCCAACGTGCGCAGCGCGACGACCGTGCAACAGGCGCTGCGCACGATCGAACAGGCTGGAAGCGGTGGTTCGGTCGACGTGAGCCTGGCCGATCGCGGCCGGCAGCGCACGCTGCGAATTCCCACGGAGCGCATTTGCGCCGGGAGAGTGGAGGCCCAGGTATCGGCCACCGACAATGCCGGCACCGATGGTCAGACGATCCAGGTGACCACGGAGTTGATGAATCGCCTGCCCGAGGACGATCAGCTGGCCGCGGTCGTGGCGCATGAGTTCGCCCACATCGTTCTCGATCACCCCGATCGCCTCACTCGAGCGGGCGTCGCACGGGGACTATTTCGAGAGTTCGGCAGAAACCGGCGGCTGTGGCGTCAGACCGAGATCGAGGCTGACCGTCTCAGCGCCTATCTGATGGCCAATGCCGGGTATGATCCTCGCGCCGCCCAGCGCTTTTGGCTTGGGGCCGGGCGGCGCGTCGGCGGCGGGCTGTTGGCCAGCGGCACCCATATGAATGCACGGCAGCGAGCGGCAATGCTGGCGCGCGAAGCTGCAGCAATCGCTCAAATCGAGGCGCGGCCAATCATGCCCGAACTGCTAACTACGCGCGATATGCCGCTAGATTGA
- a CDS encoding O-antigen ligase family protein → MNAAPNYRVIIGAAFFCVAIVLGGGGSPSPAPELAVELCALIAAVLFVACSPAKGGMPRDWALLAPMLALLCLCIVQLLPLPPLLWKALPGREPVIAALELVEKSDEWAPISVSPYRTLASALALIPPIVMFGIVSTLSRAERSLLLRVLAALGLASAVVGAVQLVGGRANWLRFYENTHLGFITGFQANRNAAADLLLIAALAVLASARATPRIWESTLGKSVTLGAIGLLAVSTILTGSRAGVALILVAAVFCVLMLSWHRVSLRRWIIGGGITILAGLAIVATLNGNANLNRTFERFATQETRTAIWSDTSYAIQQYWPVGSGIGTFEPTFIAAERLELVDASRPNRAHNDYLEFLLEAGLAGIILVLWSAAILAIRSVGQIRRPPSREAKLHAVFALGALAVFALHSLVDYPMRSISLACVAAFAVGLLTRTTHQLMPIGVKADQGEILK, encoded by the coding sequence ATGAATGCAGCGCCGAATTATCGAGTGATAATCGGCGCTGCATTTTTTTGTGTCGCCATCGTTCTCGGTGGCGGCGGCAGTCCATCTCCAGCCCCGGAACTCGCGGTCGAGCTTTGCGCATTGATCGCCGCGGTCCTGTTCGTAGCATGCAGTCCCGCCAAAGGCGGTATGCCTCGTGACTGGGCATTACTGGCGCCGATGCTTGCGCTTCTGTGCCTGTGCATCGTCCAGCTGCTGCCGCTCCCGCCGTTACTCTGGAAGGCGCTTCCAGGCCGCGAACCGGTCATCGCCGCACTCGAGCTGGTCGAAAAATCCGATGAATGGGCGCCGATCTCGGTATCGCCTTATCGAACGCTGGCAAGCGCGCTGGCGTTAATCCCACCGATCGTCATGTTCGGCATCGTTTCCACGCTTTCCAGAGCTGAGCGCTCATTGCTGCTGCGCGTGCTTGCCGCGCTCGGTCTCGCGAGTGCGGTCGTGGGGGCAGTCCAACTGGTTGGCGGCCGGGCAAATTGGCTGCGTTTCTATGAGAATACGCATCTAGGCTTCATCACCGGATTCCAGGCCAACCGAAACGCTGCGGCTGACCTTTTGCTGATCGCTGCGTTAGCGGTGCTCGCAAGTGCGCGAGCAACCCCGCGCATTTGGGAATCCACGCTCGGCAAATCGGTTACCCTCGGTGCGATCGGGCTGTTGGCCGTCTCGACCATCCTGACCGGCTCGCGTGCGGGTGTGGCGCTGATCCTCGTTGCGGCCGTGTTCTGCGTCCTCATGCTTTCCTGGCACCGCGTATCTCTGCGGCGATGGATCATCGGGGGGGGCATCACCATATTGGCCGGTCTGGCGATTGTGGCGACGTTGAACGGTAACGCAAATCTCAACCGGACCTTCGAACGATTTGCGACACAAGAGACGCGGACGGCGATCTGGTCGGACACCAGCTATGCAATCCAGCAATACTGGCCCGTCGGCTCCGGGATCGGGACGTTTGAGCCGACCTTCATTGCCGCCGAGCGACTAGAACTGGTAGATGCCAGTCGACCCAATCGCGCCCATAACGATTATCTGGAATTCCTTTTGGAAGCCGGCTTGGCAGGCATCATCCTGGTCCTGTGGAGCGCAGCAATTCTGGCGATCCGCTCGGTCGGGCAGATCCGCCGCCCGCCAAGCCGTGAAGCAAAGCTGCACGCCGTCTTCGCGCTGGGAGCATTGGCCGTTTTTGCGTTGCATTCATTGGTGGATTATCCGATGCGCTCGATATCGCTCGCATGTGTTGCGGCATTTGCGGTCGGGCTGCTCACGCGGACGACTCACCAGTTGATGCCGATCGGCGTGAAAGCGGATCAGGGAGAAATTTTGAAATGA
- a CDS encoding polysaccharide biosynthesis/export family protein, whose amino-acid sequence MNWGRLATSLMLAATVGACSSVAPNLPRGASAYSVIPAASGTDTTRNYEIGPLDVLQVTVFQEPDLSFDELQVDAAGNLLFPLIGDVRATGKTARDLSLEIAQRLGERYLVNPQVSVLIRSSVSQRVTVEGNVTEPGVYDIRGTSTLLEALARAKSPTRVAKLDEVVVFRVIDGTRMGAVFDVKAIREGEADDPVLLGGDTVVVGFDSVKGAFRDFLTTAPFFAVFSRF is encoded by the coding sequence ATGAACTGGGGCCGATTGGCGACGTCGTTGATGCTCGCAGCGACCGTCGGCGCATGTAGTTCGGTTGCTCCGAACCTCCCCCGCGGTGCGAGCGCCTATTCGGTAATTCCCGCCGCGTCTGGAACGGATACGACAAGAAATTACGAGATCGGTCCGCTCGATGTGCTGCAGGTCACCGTCTTTCAGGAGCCCGACTTGTCGTTTGACGAGTTGCAGGTCGATGCGGCGGGGAATTTGCTGTTTCCGCTGATCGGTGATGTCAGGGCCACCGGAAAGACCGCTCGCGACCTCTCGCTGGAGATCGCGCAACGGCTCGGTGAACGCTATCTGGTCAATCCGCAGGTCTCTGTCCTCATCCGGTCCTCAGTTTCCCAGCGGGTCACTGTCGAAGGCAACGTGACCGAGCCCGGTGTTTATGACATCCGCGGCACCTCGACGTTGCTGGAGGCGCTCGCGCGAGCCAAAAGTCCTACTCGTGTCGCAAAGCTAGATGAAGTTGTGGTGTTCCGCGTCATCGACGGCACGCGAATGGGCGCAGTATTCGACGTAAAAGCAATCCGGGAAGGCGAGGCAGATGATCCGGTGTTGCTAGGCGGAGATACCGTCGTGGTAGGGTTCGACTCGGTCAAGGGTGCATTCCGAGACTTCCTCACTACCGCGCCGTTCTTTGCCGTCTTCAGTCGGTTCTAG
- a CDS encoding GumC family protein yields the protein MSIGSTSAESGRNGYLDLDGDGERSPYPAGFGLDFRRIWVLLRRNALIIAGIVTVAAIIGLIATLLMQPTYIAEASVQIEQETDRVLESQSVEPVAAYQDADRFLQTQTDILRSRAMSRRVAQALNLLDANSFFEAMGTEPPEEIPGMTLQQAKRDAVVDLLLENLLISLPQDSRLVTIGFRSPNPRLAARIANTYATEFIRSNLERKFESSSYARDFLSKQLAETKARLEQSEREVNAYARQAGLIRTEDDVEGGSGQQSVTSASLVQLNAAANDAIAARIAAEQKWRSVERTPALSIPDVLANQAIQGLLQQRSERTAALQQELERHRESHPTVLQLRAQIGEVNSQIDTLAAGIRSSIYNQYQSALLRERSLIAEVGQSKGARLAEQDRGVRFNILAREADTNRTLYDGLLQRFKEVSAAAGISSNNISIVDEAEQPTEPDSPKLPLNLALSILIGLAAALGIVFIREQLDDAIRAPEDVETKLSATTLGIIPAVDERPIDQLSDPRSPVSEAYNALRTALLYSTSEGLPASMFVTSSQASEGKSTTSLAIAVGLAKLGKKVVLIDTDLRRPAMHILLGLPNGLGLSDLLTSTQSLSAALRPTSHENLSFVSSGPVPPSPTELLGGMRFPEIVAELEADFDAVVIDGPPVLGLADAPIVAGIAAGTVFVVEANRGHRGGTKSAMRRLRSARASILGVVLTKFDNRKAGSDYGNYGNDYYSYGHHQD from the coding sequence GTGAGTATTGGTTCGACCTCTGCGGAATCCGGCCGGAACGGATATCTCGATCTCGACGGCGATGGAGAGCGTTCGCCATATCCTGCCGGATTTGGATTGGACTTCCGCCGGATCTGGGTGCTGTTGCGCCGCAATGCGCTGATTATCGCAGGCATCGTGACCGTTGCGGCAATCATCGGTCTGATTGCGACGCTGCTGATGCAACCGACCTACATCGCGGAAGCAAGTGTGCAGATCGAGCAGGAAACCGATCGGGTGCTGGAAAGCCAATCGGTGGAACCGGTCGCCGCATATCAGGATGCCGATCGCTTCCTGCAGACGCAGACGGACATTCTGCGCAGCCGGGCGATGTCTCGCCGTGTTGCGCAGGCGCTCAATCTGCTGGACGCGAATTCATTTTTTGAAGCGATGGGCACAGAGCCGCCGGAAGAAATTCCTGGCATGACGCTTCAGCAGGCCAAGCGAGATGCGGTTGTTGATCTCTTGCTCGAGAACCTGCTGATCTCGCTACCTCAGGACTCGCGCTTGGTCACCATCGGGTTCCGCAGCCCCAATCCGCGCCTGGCTGCCCGGATTGCCAATACCTACGCTACCGAATTCATCCGCAGCAATCTCGAACGCAAGTTCGAGAGTTCCTCTTATGCCCGGGACTTTCTTTCCAAACAATTGGCTGAGACCAAGGCGCGGCTGGAACAGTCCGAGCGGGAGGTAAATGCCTATGCCCGACAAGCAGGATTAATTCGCACCGAAGATGACGTCGAGGGTGGATCCGGCCAGCAATCAGTGACGTCGGCGAGCCTGGTTCAGCTCAACGCCGCCGCTAACGATGCAATTGCGGCACGCATCGCTGCCGAGCAGAAGTGGCGCTCGGTCGAACGCACTCCGGCGCTAAGCATTCCCGACGTGCTTGCAAACCAGGCCATTCAGGGGCTGCTCCAGCAGCGATCGGAGCGCACCGCCGCGTTGCAGCAAGAACTAGAACGGCACAGGGAATCGCATCCAACTGTATTGCAGCTGCGGGCCCAGATTGGTGAAGTCAATTCGCAGATCGACACGCTTGCAGCGGGGATACGCTCTTCGATCTATAATCAATATCAATCTGCTCTGCTGCGCGAACGGTCCCTAATCGCCGAGGTCGGGCAGTCCAAGGGCGCGCGGTTGGCCGAGCAGGACCGCGGAGTTCGGTTCAACATCCTCGCGCGCGAAGCGGATACCAACCGAACACTCTATGACGGGCTGTTGCAGCGGTTCAAGGAAGTAAGCGCCGCGGCGGGGATCAGTTCCAACAACATCTCGATCGTGGATGAAGCCGAACAGCCGACCGAACCAGATTCACCGAAGTTACCGCTGAACCTTGCCTTGTCGATCCTGATTGGCCTTGCTGCTGCGTTGGGCATTGTTTTCATCCGCGAGCAGTTGGACGACGCAATTCGCGCGCCTGAGGATGTCGAGACCAAGCTTTCGGCAACGACGCTTGGCATCATCCCTGCTGTAGATGAAAGACCTATCGATCAGTTGTCCGATCCGCGCTCACCTGTCAGCGAAGCGTATAACGCGTTGCGAACTGCTCTGCTCTATTCGACATCCGAGGGCCTTCCGGCGAGCATGTTTGTAACGAGCAGTCAGGCAAGCGAAGGCAAATCGACAACCAGTCTGGCAATCGCGGTCGGACTGGCCAAACTGGGCAAAAAGGTTGTGCTAATCGACACCGACTTGCGTCGGCCCGCGATGCACATCCTGCTCGGGTTGCCCAATGGCCTGGGGCTTTCCGATCTGTTGACCTCAACCCAGTCGCTTTCTGCAGCACTGCGTCCAACTTCTCACGAGAACCTCTCCTTTGTTTCGTCGGGACCGGTTCCGCCAAGCCCGACCGAGTTGCTTGGTGGAATGCGGTTTCCGGAGATCGTCGCCGAGCTTGAGGCAGATTTCGACGCCGTTGTAATCGACGGGCCACCCGTGCTGGGCCTTGCCGACGCCCCTATCGTCGCAGGGATTGCAGCCGGAACAGTCTTTGTCGTCGAGGCCAATCGCGGGCATCGCGGCGGCACCAAATCAGCCATGCGACGTTTGCGTTCGGCTCGTGCATCGATCCTTGGCGTCGTGCTGACGAAATTCGACAACCGCAAAGCCGGGTCGGATTATGGCAATTATGGAAATGACTATTACAGCTATGGTCATCACCAGGATTGA
- the cysD gene encoding sulfate adenylyltransferase subunit CysD, which translates to MTAVRSLTHLDRLEAESIHILREVAAEAEKPVMLYSVGKDSAVMLHLARKAFYPSPPPFPLLHVDTTWKFRAMYELRDRAAAEAGMELLVHRNPEAMARGINPFDHGALHTDMWKTDGLKQALDLHGFDVAFGGARRDEEKSRAKERVFSFRSASHRWDPKAQRPELWRLYNARKARGESIRVFPISNWTELDIWQYILQERIEIVPLYFAAPRPTVVRDGLTLMVDDDRFPLEAGEEPVLRSIRFRTLGCYPLTGAVESEAATLPEIIQEMLLTTTSERQGRAIDHDQAASMEKKKQEGYF; encoded by the coding sequence ATGACGGCGGTTCGCTCCCTCACCCATCTCGACCGTCTCGAGGCCGAATCGATCCATATCCTGCGCGAGGTGGCGGCCGAGGCCGAGAAGCCGGTGATGCTGTATTCGGTGGGCAAGGATTCGGCGGTGATGCTGCATCTTGCCAGGAAGGCCTTCTATCCCTCGCCCCCGCCCTTTCCCCTGTTGCATGTCGATACGACGTGGAAGTTCCGGGCGATGTACGAGCTTCGCGATCGCGCCGCGGCGGAGGCGGGAATGGAATTGCTCGTCCATCGCAATCCCGAAGCGATGGCACGGGGCATCAATCCGTTCGACCATGGCGCGCTCCATACCGACATGTGGAAGACCGATGGGCTGAAGCAGGCGCTCGACCTGCACGGGTTCGACGTGGCATTCGGCGGCGCGCGGCGCGACGAGGAAAAGAGCCGGGCGAAGGAACGCGTGTTCAGTTTCCGATCGGCATCGCATCGCTGGGATCCCAAGGCGCAGCGCCCCGAACTGTGGCGGCTCTACAATGCCCGCAAGGCCAGGGGCGAGAGCATTCGCGTGTTCCCGATCTCGAACTGGACCGAGCTCGATATCTGGCAATATATCCTGCAGGAGCGGATCGAGATCGTTCCGCTCTATTTCGCAGCGCCGCGTCCGACCGTGGTCCGCGACGGGCTGACGCTGATGGTCGACGACGACCGGTTCCCGCTTGAAGCCGGCGAGGAGCCGGTATTGAGGTCGATCCGATTTCGGACGCTAGGCTGCTACCCGCTGACCGGCGCCGTCGAGAGCGAAGCGGCGACGTTGCCCGAAATCATCCAGGAGATGCTGCTCACCACGACGTCGGAACGCCAGGGCCGCGCGATCGACCACGACCAGGCGGCGTCGATGGAAAAGAAGAAGCAGGAGGGCTATTTCTGA